The region ATTAACCCCGCTACGGACACGATTTAAAACCATGCCTAAAGGCATGCCGTGAATGTGCTTTGTATCGCTGTCATAAGCCGTATGAATATCCGCATGCGCGTCTAAATACAAAATCCCTATTTTTTTGTCTTTATGAACGCTCCTAAAGGCTTGGAAAATCCCAAACATGTTCGCATGCTCTGAGCTTAAAATCAAAGGGAATTCTTTTTTCTCAAACACTTCTTTCATGCAAGGGATCAGATTTTCTTTACAAAAAAGGTAGTAATCTTCAAAATTATTAGCGTATCTAAACTCTTTATAAAGCACGCACCGCTCTTGAGTGATCGTTTGCATGCCTTTAATCACATCGCCATGCGTTTCGCTCAAAGCTTCTCTCAAACGCCTAACCCCTTTATCGGTGCCTCTTTTTGACGCTCCTAATTCCGCTTCTAATCCTACTAAAATCATTTTATAACTCCTTTAAATCCCCACTCATATTTTTTATTCTAAACTAAAATCAACAATCAATTATTAATAAGCAAATGGATAATAAATAGAACAATTTCATTGTGTAAAAGAGTAAGACTATTTAGCTTTTTAAAAGAAAGATACCCAATCGTTTAATGGAGTGAGTATAATCATAACTGACACTACTATATTAAAGGATTAACATGACTATTGGGCTAGTTAAAGAAAGCATGGATTTAGAATCACGAGTGGCTTTGGTGCCTGATGATGTGGTGCTAATCGTTCAAAAGGGCGTGGAGGTTTTGGTGGAAAATAATGCCGGCGCTAATAGCGGTTATAGTAACGAAGCGTATGAAAGCGTGGGGGCTAAAATCGTGGATTCTAAAACGGCGTGGGGGCAGGATTTGGTGGTCAAATGCAAAGAGCCTTTAGAGCATGAATACCCTTTGTTGAAAGAAAAAGCCACGCTGTTTAGTTATTTGGATCTAGCGTATCAAAAAAGCTTGTGCGAAATGTTTATAGATAAAAAAATCACTTCTATTTGCACTGAAACCATTGCCGGGCCTAAAAACGACTACCCTATTTTAGCACCTATGAGCGTGGTGGCTGGGAGGTTGGCCGCGCATTTAGTCCAGCATTATTTATTGGCTTTAGAGCATGTTAAGGGGTTTATGGGTAAGGGGGTCATGCTTGGGGGTTTATCGGGCGCGCAAAGGGCTAAAATCGTTGTGGTTGGGGGCGGTGTGGTTGGCATGGAGAGCGCGAAAGTCTTAAGCCAAATGGGGGCTAAAGTAACGATTTTAGAATTAGACTACGCTAAATTACAAAACCACCCCTATTACCATTTGTATGATTTAGAAGTTTTAAGCGTGAATGAAGCCAATATTATTCAAGCCTTAAATGGGGCGGTGGGGCTAGTGGGAGCGGTGCTGGTTACAGCGAGCCAAACCCCTAAAGTGATCTTAAGAAGGCATTTAAAATACATGCAAAAACAAGGGGTAGTCATTGATGTGGCTTGCGATTTAGGGGGGTGCATAGAGACCATACACCAGACAAGCCATTCTAACCCGGTGTATGTGGAAGAGGATTTGTTGCATTATGGCGTGCCGAACATGCCAGGGATTGCCGCTAAAACGAGCTCTACGGCTTATAGCCATGCGAGCGTGCCGTATTTGTTGTATTATTTAGAGCATGGCTTGAAGGGTTTTTTAACAGCCAACACTAAAATCGTGGCGAACACGCTTGGAGGCTTGAGCGCTTATAACGGCTATATCACCCAAGAAGGCATCGCTAAAGCTTTCAATCTAGCGTTCAAATCGCCTTTAGAGGTTTTAAAGGAGCTTTAAAAATAAGCTTTAAAAAAGAGCATGGCGATAAACCATGCATCTTCATGCGTAGAAATATTTCAAAAAAAAAAAAAACACTTTTTAATGTTATAATCTACCCTAAATCATACAAGGGGTTTTTATGGCAAAAATTGATAGCTATGAGTGGTATCTAAAAAATACTTTAAAAGAAGAATTCTATTACCAAATCCCTATCTACCAACGCCCTTATCAATGGACTAGAGAAAACTGCGAAAAGCTTTTAGACGATTTGTTTGAAGACTATGAAGAGGATAGAGAAAGCGATTATTTTTGCGGCTCATTAGTCTTAGTCAAATCCGATCCCAATTCCAAAACCGAAATCTATGATATTGTGGATGGCCAGCAACGCTTAAGCACTTTCATTCTGTTGGCAAAAGTTTTAGCCGATCTTTATAATGATTGTTTAGACCCTAAGAATTTAGAACATTTACAAGAGGGTTGGAAAGATAGGCATACAGAAAGAAAACGACTGAGTTTTAACACTATAGGGTCTAACGCTGAATATGATTTTCAAGATGCATTAGATTTTTTTGATGACCCTCATCATGTAAGTAAAAATGATGAAAACAATTACTTAAAAAATGCGGTTTGTTTAAAAGACTATATCAGGAAAAAAGAGATTAAAAACATTAACGATTTCATTGAGTGGCTGTATTCTAATGTTAAATTTATCACCATTATTTGCCCAAGTATAGACAAGGCGTTAAGGATTTTTAGTATTTTAAACGCTAGGGGTTTGCCTTTGAATGCGACAGATATTTTTAAGGGAGAGTTGTTAAAAGAATTGGCTAAAGAAGAGGATCAAAAAAAGCTTGTGTCTCGTTGGAACGCCTTAAGCCAAAAATGCTCAGATAATGATTTAACAATGGAGACATTATTCAGCTGGCATTTGACCTATCTCGATCCGGTAACTTCTAAAGAAAAAATGGAAAAAAGACTCGTTACTTGGTTTAAAAATCTTAACAAAACCCCTTTAGAATACCTTAAGGGCATAGAAAATTTCTATAACGCTTATGGTGAGGTGTTAGAAATGCAAGACCGACACGCTCATTTGCTCTCGTATAAAGACGATGATCATTTATGCGTTATGTTGTGTGCCAGTTTGTTGCACCGCTATAGAGAAAGCGAGATAGAGGCTTTAAAAGAATTGTTGGTCAAGTTTTATTACCAAGATTGGGTTGCAGGGCAGACAAAAACCACACGCAGCCAAACTTGTTGCAACATCATTAATGCCCTAAAAGAAAAGAAAAGCGTAGAGAACATCGCTTCTATTGTGAAAAAATATTTTAAGGATAAAAATATCACGCAACGCTTTAAAGAAAACCTGCAAGACAGCAAATTGTATGAAAAATTCTACTTCGCTGGTAAATCCGTCAAAAAAAATTCATGGCTCAAACCCGTTTTCATTTTAGTGGAATATTTCATGAGCGATGATCCCAGACCTAAACGCATTGAAAAGAACGATTTTCATGTTGAACACATCTTACCCCAAAACCCCAATCCTTCAAGCCAATGGGTTAAAGACTTTAGCGAAGAAGAAAGGGAATTATACACGCATTCTTTAGCCAACCTCACGCTTTTAGGGGGCACGAAAAACTCTCAAGCTTCAAATTTGGATTTCAAAGATAAACAGAAAATCTACATGGGGGAAGAAATCAAGTTAAACAAAAAGAAACCTTCTAATGTGATGACTTGCTATAAGATGACCATAGACATTGCACACAAATACACAGAATGGACGCCCAAAAGCTTAGAAAAAAGAAAAGAAGAGTTGATTAAACGCATTGAAAGCGTTCTAACGCTCTAGGGACACACCCCTAAAAAGTGAACACATAATTCACATACCACGAATACACGCGCCTAAACCCTATATCCAAATTTTTTGCAGTGATATAGGGGTTTTTCTTTAGCATGGGGAATTTCACGCCCGCTTCAATGCTGGAATGTTTTAAGATCCTTAAGCGAGCCCCCACATTGAATAAAAATTGGAAAGAAGTGGCTTTTTTGCTCACCAAAGCTTGCTCCACTAAAATGCCCTCAAAACTCGGCGTCGCCATAAGCCATGAATTGCCGGCCAATTGCACCCCACCAAAAGCCCCCAAACTCATGATGCCGTTATTAATTACATTGACCATCACATCCATAGCCCCTCCATAAGTGAGCATGTTTGGCTCAAAGGTTTTAGGATCAGCAAGGCTCGTTAAACGATTGATTTCTTGTTTCCCAAGAATTTGACCCGCCAATTGCGCCACTTCGTTGTTATAGTTAGGGTTTTTAAGCCTAATAGAATTAGCGTGGGCGTAGTCAAAAAACCCATAAAGGCGTAAGCCAAAGTATTTCCCAAAGAAAAACTGATACCCTAAAAGCGCATCAAAGCCCTTGATAGTAGCGTTAGTGGCTTGTTTTTGAGAATTAATATCCGCATGCATTTGGGCTTGTCCTTGCAAATAACCCGCTCCTAAAAAAACGCCATTATTATCCATCGCTGATAGCGCGTTCATAGAAGCAATCAAAGCTAATAAAGATTGAGAAAAAAATTTTTTCATTTATGATTCCTTAAAAATAATTTTTTGTTACTTAAAAAGAATACCCAAAAAACAATTAAAAAAGTTTGAAAAATGAAACATAGCGAAAATAAAAACTTTTCATGAACTTTACACAAGATGATAAAAAAGCAATTAAAACCCCCTTTTTTAAAATTTTGTTTCAAGCTTTAAGCTACAATATACGCATGAAAGATTCACATCAAACTATCGGCGTGTTTGTGCGGCCTACCCATTATCAAAACCCCCTTTTTGAAGAGCTAGAGCAGGCTAAAGAATGGGTTTTAAAGCTTTTAGAAGATGAGGGGTTTGGAAGCTTTATGATTGATAGCCTTGATGGGGCAAAAGATGCGCGATTGATAGAAAAAGCTTACGCGTTTTTGTGTTTAGGGGGCGATGGCACGATTTTAGGGGCTTTAAGAATGACGCATTCTTACAACAAGCCATGTTTTGGGGTTAGAATTGGGAATTTAGGGTTTTTGAGTGCGGTTGAATTGAACGGCTTGAAAGATTTCTTACAAGATCTCAAGCAAGATAGGATCAAATTAGAAGAGCATTTGGCTTTAGAGGGCCGTATTGGAAACACCTCTTTTTATGCGATCAATGAAATCGTGATCGCTAAAAAAAAAGCTTTAGGGGTTTTAGACATCCAAGCTTATGCAGGCCATACGCCCTTTAACACCTATAAAGGCGATGGGCTTATCATTGCCACGCCCTTAGGCTCGACCGCTTATAATTTGAGCGCTCATGGGCCGATTGTGCATGCTTTAAGCCAAAGTTATATTTTAACGCCCTTGTGCGATTTTTCTTTAACGCAACGCCCTTTAGTGTTAGGAGCGGAATTTTGTTTGAATTTTTGCGCTCATGAAGACGCTCTTGTGGTCATTGATGGGCAAGCCACCTATGATTTGAAAGCCAACCAACCTCTATACATTCAAAAAAGCCCCACGACTACCAAACTCTTACAAAAAAATTCAAGGGATTATTTTAAAGTGCTTAAAGAAAAGCTATTATGGGGGGAAAGCCCTAGCAAAAAAAGATAAAAGGGTAAAAAACATGCGAGATTTCAATAACGCTCAAATCACACGCTTAAAAGTGCGTCAAAACGCTGTTTTTGAAAAATTGGATCTAGAGTTTAAAGACGGCTTGAGTGCGATTAGTGGGGCTAGTGGGGTGGGAAAAAGCGTTCTTATTGCGAGCCTTTTAGGGGCGTTTGGGCTTAAAGAGAGCAACGCTTCAAACATTGAAGTGGAATTGATCGCGCCTTTTTTAGACACGGAAGAATACGGCATTTTTAGAGAAGATAACCACGAACCTTTAGTCATCAGCGTGATTAAAAAAGAAAAAACGCGCTATTTTTTAAACCAAACAAGCCTGTCTAAAAACACGCTCAAAGCGTTATTAAAAGGTTTGATCAAACGCTTATCTAACGACAGATTCAGCCAGAATGAACTCAATGATATTTTAATGCTCTCCTTACTAGATGGCTACATTCAAAACGAAAACCAGGCGTTTAGCCCCCTTTTAGGTGCACTTGAAGAAAAATTCACCCATTTAGAGAAGCTGGAAAAAGAAAGGCGATCGTTAGAGGATAAAAAGCGTTTTCAAAAGGATTTAGAAGAGCGTTTGAATTTTGAAAAAATGAAATTAGAGAGGCTGGATTTAAAAGAAGATGAATACGAACGCCTTTTAGAGCAAAAAAAATTGCTCTCTAGTAAGGAAAAATTGAACGATAAAATCGCTCTGGCGTTAGAGGTGCTAGAAAATACCCATAAAATCACGCATGCTTTAGAGAGCGTGGGCCATAGCGCGGAGTTTTTAAAAAGCGCTTTAATGGAAGCAGGCGCTTTGTTAGAAAAAGAGCAGGCTAAATTAGAAGAGTGCGAGTGTTTGGATATTGAAAAAGTGCTAGAAAGGCTTGGCATGCTAAGCGGGATCATTAAGGATTACGGGAGTATTATGCATGCTAAAGAACGATTAGGGCATGTTAAAAACGAATTGCATAACCTAAAAGAAATTGATAATTATTGCGAAACTTACCACAAAGAAATAGAACAATTAAAAACTGAATGCTTGAAATTGTGCGGAGAAATAAGCGGCTTTAGAAAAGAGTATTTAGCTGGTTTTAACGCTCTTTTAAGCGTTAAGGCTAAAGATTTGCTTTTAAAAAGCCCTAGTTTGATCTTAGAAGAAGCCCCCATGAGCGAAAAAGGCGCTCAAAAACTCGTTTTACATTTACAAAATTCCCAATTAGAGACCTTAAGCTCCGGGGAATACAGCCGTTTGAGGTTGGCGTTCATGCTTTTAGAAATGGAGTTTTTAAAGGATTTTAAAGGCGTGTTGGTGTTAGATGAAATGGATTCCAATTTGAGCGGTGAAGAGAGTTTGGCGGTCTCTAAAGCCCTTGAAACCTTAAGCAGCCATTCACAAATCTTTGCCATTTCGCACCAAGTCCATATCCCAGCCGTTGCTAAAAACCATATTTTGGTGTTTAAAGAAAACCACAAAAGCCTTGCAAAAACCCTTAATAACGAAGAGAGGGTTTTAGAAATCGCGCGCATGATAGGGGGGAGCGAGAATATAGAGAGCGCAATTTCTTTCGCTAAGGAAAAATTAAAGGTGTGATGATGAAGTTTTTTCTTTTAAAGAAATTCAGCGAATTTTTAAACACCCAAACGCATTTTAACCTCAAACGCTTGAACGCGTCCAGCTTTTTATTAGAAACTTTTTCTAAAGAAAAACACGCCTTTGTTGTGGATTTGAGCGCGCCTTATATCGGTTTGTCAAAAAAACCCCCAGAGAGCGTTTTAAAAAACACCCTAGCGTTAGATTTTTGTTTGAATAAATTCACTAAAAACGCCAAAATTTTACAAGCAAACATCATTGATAACGATCGAATTTTAGAAATCACAGGTGCTAAAGATTTGGCCTATAAGAGTGAAAATTTTATTTTGCGTTTAGAAATGATTCCTAAAAAAGCCAACCTCATGATTTTAGATCAAGAAAAATGCGTGATAGAAGCCTTTCGTTTTAATGATAGGGTCGCTAAAAACGATATTTTAGGGGCATTGCCTCCTAATGCCTACGAGCATCAAGAAGAGGATTTGGATTTTAAGGGATTGTTAGACATTTTAGAAAAAGATTTTTTATTTTACCAACACAAAGAACTAGAACACAAAAAAAGTCAAATCATCAAGCGATTAAACGCCCAAAAAGAACGCTTGAAAGAAAAATTAGAAAAACTAGAAGATCCTAAAAATTTACAGCTTGAAGCGAAAGAATTGCAAACTCAAGCCTCGCTATTACTCACTTACCAACATTTAATCCATAAGCATGAAAGTCGCGTGGTTTTAAAGGATTTTGAAGATAAGGAGTGTGCGATTGAAATTGATAAGAGCATGCCCTTAAACGCTTTTATCAATAAAAAATTCACTCTCAGCAAGAAAAAGAAACAAAAATCGCAATTTTTGCATTTAGAAGAAGAGAATCTAAAAGAAAAAATCGCTTTTAAAGAAAATCAAATTAATTATGTTAAAGGAGCGCAAGAAGAAAGCGTTTTAGAAATGTTTATGCCGGTAAAAAATTCCAAAATCAAACGCCCGATGAGCGGGTATGAAGTGCTGTATTATAAGGATTTTAAAATCGGTTTAGGGAAAAACCAAAAAGAGAATATCAAACTCTTACAAGACGCAAGAGCGAATGATTTGTGGATGCATGTAAGAAATATTCCTGGATCGCATTTGATCGTTTTTTGCCAAAAGAATACGCCCAAAGATGAGGTCATTATGGAATTAGCCAAAATGTTGATTAAAATGCAAAAAGATGCGTTTAATAGTTACGAAATTGACTACACGCAGCGAAAATTTGTCAAAATCATCAAAGGAGCTAATGTCATTTACTCAAAATACCGAACTATTAGTCTAAAGGACACTTAAACACTTAAGGAGGTTAGCATGGGTGTTTCCGCTTTAGGCAATGTAACTTATATCAATCAAAACGCTCCTTTAAATTCTGCTATCCAACAGGGTGCGAGAAGTGATATGCTGGATTTAGCGCAAAGCTTTCAAAGTAAGCTTGAATTAGCCCAAGAAACAAGGGCGTTAGAAAACATGCAAGCTATTAGCGATAAGGACTCTAAAGAAGGCTCCAAAAACCGCTATCCAAACAGCCAAAGGGCTAAGGCGTTTGGCTTGGAAGAAGAAGAAATTGAATTGTGGCATGAAGAGCATTTGCTGGATATTGTGGGGTAGGGTTAAACTAAAGGGTTAAGATAACTTAAATGGATTTTTTTAATTTGGTTTAAGTAGAACTTGATGTAGGTTTTACTTAATTATTATATTTATACTTTTTTTCTGCTATTAAAATAATTTAAACAATAAACATAAAAATATTTTTTATGTTGACTTACTATTATATTTATGATATTGTATAACCTATGTTAATGAAAGCTATAACTTTAAAAGCATATAGAAAAGGCTTTTTAAAAGGATACACAAATGAGCGAACCATTATGATTAAATTTCAAATGGATTAAATAATCTATTCCAGCACAAAAATAGTTTAAAAGAGCGGTTGGATTTACTTCATTTCTGCTTATTGCCATATTCATAGAGATGGCTTCAAAGGCATCTTTAGTGCTATTAGCATGTAAAGTGCTTATCATGCCACTATGTCCTGTGTTAGAGAGCCTTAAAAATAAAGAAGTGTTTCTTGTGTCAAGTTCGCCAAGCAAAAGCCTTTTAGGTGTCATTCTCATAGCAGAGTTTAAAGCTTGCTCATAGGTAAAAAAGCTATCTTCATTTTTTCCTACCAAAATATTAACTTGATTAGGATTTTCCATATGTAATTCAGGACTATCTTCTATAGTAACTACTCTATCTTCTAAAGAAATAAAATTGAGTAAGCAGTTTGCAAAAGAAGTCTTACCGCTACTTGTCCCACCTACAATAAGCATGTTTTTTGCATCTATTACTGCATTGATAATTTGTTGATAAGTCATGTTTTTCTCTAAACATTTTTGAGAAAATTTAAAGCTCTCGATTGGGAATTTGAAAAGACTAGGTATTCTAATGTTGATCGCAATATTGCTATTAGCAATAACACTAGGATGTAAAGCATGCACGCGAAATTGTGTGTAAGGTATAGAAGTAGCGAGCTGTGGGTGTTTTAAATCAAACATTTGATTTCTAAAATTCGCTAATTGTTCGCAAAAAGTGATCAAGTAATCTTGACTGAACCTTTCATCAGCCACTAATCTCATAAAAGAGCCTTTAGCTAAATAAAACTTGGCGGTGCTTTTTAACTTGCTTATGACTTCAGACATAAACTTTTCATAACTAGCTTCACCTCTCATGATTAAATCCAAACATTCTTCAAATTGTTTGGTAGTGCTTCCTAATTTGCTCTTATCCTTGCTTGTAAGAGCGATGAAATCCACTTCTTTATCTTTTTTGAAAAATGAAATCACTTCTAATCCTTGACTAGTAGGGGTGATAGCGTTAGTTTTTGTATCAATGCTAATATATTTACGCTTCAAAAGAAGATCTAAGAAGATCGCATAAGTGCTGGGACGACCAATCCCCTCGCTTTCTAATAAGGGAATAAAGGCACTTTCTTTATAAGGTTTGGGACTGGGTTTTTCTATTTTTTTAATAAAAACTTCTTTTAACGGGACACTATCATTTTCTTTTAATGAAAAGTTTTCTATTTCACTTTCTTGTTCTTCCTTGTTAAGTTCTTCTTTGCCTTGAATGAGTTCTTCAATCTCTAAAAAACCCTTTTCTTTTAAAAGTTTGAAAGAGAGCTTAAAACTCTCGCTTTTAATTTTAAAGATACAATCATATTGATTGTATAAGGCGTTTCTACTTTGAGAACAAATTGTATTGGCATAAATAAGTTGATACAACTTCAGCGCTAATTCTTCGCTTATTTTAGCGTCACTGCACACTTTTTCTAAGTCTTTTAAAGCATGCAGATGTGTAATTCTTATGGCTTCATGCGCTTCAGCTTGTGAATTTTTACCAGCCTTATATTCCCTATATTGATAAACACTCGGATAAATAGGTTCAAAAAACGCTTCATGTTCTTTGAGATACCCAGGACTTAAAAATTCACTATCAGTTCTGTGATAAGTGATGAGACCAGCTTCAAAGAGTTTTTGAGCAAGTTGTGCGATTTCTTTAGTGGGTATTTTT is a window of Helicobacter pylori NQ4053 DNA encoding:
- a CDS encoding DNA repair protein RecN produces the protein MRDFNNAQITRLKVRQNAVFEKLDLEFKDGLSAISGASGVGKSVLIASLLGAFGLKESNASNIEVELIAPFLDTEEYGIFREDNHEPLVISVIKKEKTRYFLNQTSLSKNTLKALLKGLIKRLSNDRFSQNELNDILMLSLLDGYIQNENQAFSPLLGALEEKFTHLEKLEKERRSLEDKKRFQKDLEERLNFEKMKLERLDLKEDEYERLLEQKKLLSSKEKLNDKIALALEVLENTHKITHALESVGHSAEFLKSALMEAGALLEKEQAKLEECECLDIEKVLERLGMLSGIIKDYGSIMHAKERLGHVKNELHNLKEIDNYCETYHKEIEQLKTECLKLCGEISGFRKEYLAGFNALLSVKAKDLLLKSPSLILEEAPMSEKGAQKLVLHLQNSQLETLSSGEYSRLRLAFMLLEMEFLKDFKGVLVLDEMDSNLSGEESLAVSKALETLSSHSQIFAISHQVHIPAVAKNHILVFKENHKSLAKTLNNEERVLEIARMIGGSENIESAISFAKEKLKV
- a CDS encoding outer membrane protein is translated as MKKFFSQSLLALIASMNALSAMDNNGVFLGAGYLQGQAQMHADINSQKQATNATIKGFDALLGYQFFFGKYFGLRLYGFFDYAHANSIRLKNPNYNNEVAQLAGQILGKQEINRLTSLADPKTFEPNMLTYGGAMDVMVNVINNGIMSLGAFGGVQLAGNSWLMATPSFEGILVEQALVSKKATSFQFLFNVGARLRILKHSSIEAGVKFPMLKKNPYITAKNLDIGFRRVYSWYVNYVFTF
- a CDS encoding alanine dehydrogenase, whose protein sequence is MTIGLVKESMDLESRVALVPDDVVLIVQKGVEVLVENNAGANSGYSNEAYESVGAKIVDSKTAWGQDLVVKCKEPLEHEYPLLKEKATLFSYLDLAYQKSLCEMFIDKKITSICTETIAGPKNDYPILAPMSVVAGRLAAHLVQHYLLALEHVKGFMGKGVMLGGLSGAQRAKIVVVGGGVVGMESAKVLSQMGAKVTILELDYAKLQNHPYYHLYDLEVLSVNEANIIQALNGAVGLVGAVLVTASQTPKVILRRHLKYMQKQGVVIDVACDLGGCIETIHQTSHSNPVYVEEDLLHYGVPNMPGIAAKTSSTAYSHASVPYLLYYLEHGLKGFLTANTKIVANTLGGLSAYNGYITQEGIAKAFNLAFKSPLEVLKEL
- a CDS encoding NAD(+)/NADH kinase, with the protein product MKDSHQTIGVFVRPTHYQNPLFEELEQAKEWVLKLLEDEGFGSFMIDSLDGAKDARLIEKAYAFLCLGGDGTILGALRMTHSYNKPCFGVRIGNLGFLSAVELNGLKDFLQDLKQDRIKLEEHLALEGRIGNTSFYAINEIVIAKKKALGVLDIQAYAGHTPFNTYKGDGLIIATPLGSTAYNLSAHGPIVHALSQSYILTPLCDFSLTQRPLVLGAEFCLNFCAHEDALVVIDGQATYDLKANQPLYIQKSPTTTKLLQKNSRDYFKVLKEKLLWGESPSKKR
- a CDS encoding NFACT family protein — translated: MKFFLLKKFSEFLNTQTHFNLKRLNASSFLLETFSKEKHAFVVDLSAPYIGLSKKPPESVLKNTLALDFCLNKFTKNAKILQANIIDNDRILEITGAKDLAYKSENFILRLEMIPKKANLMILDQEKCVIEAFRFNDRVAKNDILGALPPNAYEHQEEDLDFKGLLDILEKDFLFYQHKELEHKKSQIIKRLNAQKERLKEKLEKLEDPKNLQLEAKELQTQASLLLTYQHLIHKHESRVVLKDFEDKECAIEIDKSMPLNAFINKKFTLSKKKKQKSQFLHLEEENLKEKIAFKENQINYVKGAQEESVLEMFMPVKNSKIKRPMSGYEVLYYKDFKIGLGKNQKENIKLLQDARANDLWMHVRNIPGSHLIVFCQKNTPKDEVIMELAKMLIKMQKDAFNSYEIDYTQRKFVKIIKGANVIYSKYRTISLKDT
- a CDS encoding DUF262 domain-containing protein, with product MAKIDSYEWYLKNTLKEEFYYQIPIYQRPYQWTRENCEKLLDDLFEDYEEDRESDYFCGSLVLVKSDPNSKTEIYDIVDGQQRLSTFILLAKVLADLYNDCLDPKNLEHLQEGWKDRHTERKRLSFNTIGSNAEYDFQDALDFFDDPHHVSKNDENNYLKNAVCLKDYIRKKEIKNINDFIEWLYSNVKFITIICPSIDKALRIFSILNARGLPLNATDIFKGELLKELAKEEDQKKLVSRWNALSQKCSDNDLTMETLFSWHLTYLDPVTSKEKMEKRLVTWFKNLNKTPLEYLKGIENFYNAYGEVLEMQDRHAHLLSYKDDDHLCVMLCASLLHRYRESEIEALKELLVKFYYQDWVAGQTKTTRSQTCCNIINALKEKKSVENIASIVKKYFKDKNITQRFKENLQDSKLYEKFYFAGKSVKKNSWLKPVFILVEYFMSDDPRPKRIEKNDFHVEHILPQNPNPSSQWVKDFSEEERELYTHSLANLTLLGGTKNSQASNLDFKDKQKIYMGEEIKLNKKKPSNVMTCYKMTIDIAHKYTEWTPKSLEKRKEELIKRIESVLTL
- a CDS encoding ATPase, T2SS/T4P/T4SS family; its protein translation is MKDSVIIIESPNKVEKIKQLTGAEVYATIGHFTNLIGVDIENNFACKFEIKEDKAKKINFLINACRDKKVYIATDPDREGYGIGYQFYEKIKNVASEIYRAEFHEITPSGIEKGLKNAVLFSRSNTNLYQSFLGRIASDQVVGFALTSYLKKSLNLSELSAGRVQTPALALICQRDQEIRDFDKLDAEEKVEYQIQASIVYNEKEVIIKHVRANEKNELVDFKFKDKNEASQFLQDLKDGLGSMSVLVSLKESLSNKEPKKPFTTSKLLSQASKSLKIPTKEIAQLAQKLFEAGLITYHRTDSEFLSPGYLKEHEAFFEPIYPSVYQYREYKAGKNSQAEAHEAIRITHLHALKDLEKVCSDAKISEELALKLYQLIYANTICSQSRNALYNQYDCIFKIKSESFKLSFKLLKEKGFLEIEELIQGKEELNKEEQESEIENFSLKENDSVPLKEVFIKKIEKPSPKPYKESAFIPLLESEGIGRPSTYAIFLDLLLKRKYISIDTKTNAITPTSQGLEVISFFKKDKEVDFIALTSKDKSKLGSTTKQFEECLDLIMRGEASYEKFMSEVISKLKSTAKFYLAKGSFMRLVADERFSQDYLITFCEQLANFRNQMFDLKHPQLATSIPYTQFRVHALHPSVIANSNIAINIRIPSLFKFPIESFKFSQKCLEKNMTYQQIINAVIDAKNMLIVGGTSSGKTSFANCLLNFISLEDRVVTIEDSPELHMENPNQVNILVGKNEDSFFTYEQALNSAMRMTPKRLLLGELDTRNTSLFLRLSNTGHSGMISTLHANSTKDAFEAISMNMAISRNEVNPTALLNYFCAGIDYLIHLKFNHNGSLICVSF